From Bacillus pumilus, one genomic window encodes:
- the nrdR gene encoding transcriptional regulator NrdR translates to MKCPTCQHLGTRVLDSRPVDEGKSIRRRRECESCQYRFTTFEKLEELPLIVVKKEGIREEFSREKMLRGLIKACEKRPVALKQLEDVCFNIEKELRNQGMSEVKSELVGEMVMDELAKIDEVSYVRFASVYRQFKDINVFIDELKDLLKKER, encoded by the coding sequence ATGAAATGTCCCACATGTCAGCACCTTGGCACAAGGGTGCTTGATTCAAGACCAGTAGATGAAGGGAAATCCATCCGTCGTAGAAGAGAGTGCGAAAGCTGCCAGTATCGCTTTACGACGTTTGAGAAATTAGAAGAATTACCGCTGATTGTGGTGAAAAAAGAAGGGATTCGAGAAGAATTCAGCCGCGAAAAGATGCTGAGAGGACTCATTAAAGCGTGTGAAAAGCGTCCTGTTGCTTTAAAGCAGCTGGAGGATGTCTGCTTTAATATCGAAAAAGAACTGCGTAATCAAGGCATGTCAGAAGTGAAAAGCGAGCTTGTAGGTGAAATGGTGATGGACGAGCTGGCAAAAATTGATGAAGTGTCTTACGTCAGGTTTGCCTCAGTTTACCGGCAGTTTAAAGATATCAACGTCTTTATTGATGAATTAAAAGATTTATTAAAGAAAGAACGCTAA
- the ytxC gene encoding putative sporulation protein YtxC, protein MLEIIFEDEYDTAAFLHLAEHLDSRHHMSIQQGKDRLLIEAKESEEGLEPIVRPLLVHFFLECKENERMRSILENTYLFKDPEEQHQILSIAHSIMNGDLDDIPGIHQEPSREALLTKELETISLQQGIFSIGSFMTFRLSEYDRRLKNYVEVSIEEYKMEQEYQNFIQSLRDYVMAREPKLEKVHVVHQDRLMIWEFRYASERDQKQYIDRQFVREHPMYIDSQLIAPLVSIAPQKIDLFTNDTGHSMVQTIQNIFQERVEVFPAHSFQEQNVQFVHDHLEQKSEKLS, encoded by the coding sequence ATGCTTGAAATAATCTTTGAAGATGAATATGATACCGCCGCTTTTTTACATCTTGCTGAACACTTGGACAGTCGGCATCACATGTCAATTCAACAAGGGAAAGACCGGCTTCTCATAGAGGCGAAGGAATCAGAAGAAGGACTTGAGCCCATTGTGCGGCCATTACTGGTTCACTTTTTTTTGGAATGCAAAGAAAATGAGCGCATGCGCAGCATCCTTGAAAACACCTATTTATTTAAAGATCCTGAAGAGCAGCACCAAATTCTTTCAATCGCCCACAGTATTATGAACGGGGATTTAGATGATATTCCCGGCATTCATCAAGAACCGTCAAGAGAAGCCCTGTTAACAAAGGAGCTTGAGACCATTTCTTTACAGCAAGGTATTTTTTCAATTGGTTCATTTATGACATTTAGACTGTCAGAGTATGACAGGAGGCTGAAGAACTATGTTGAAGTCTCCATTGAAGAATACAAAATGGAACAAGAATATCAAAACTTCATTCAATCCCTTCGAGACTATGTGATGGCAAGAGAACCTAAGCTCGAAAAAGTACATGTTGTGCATCAGGACCGCCTGATGATTTGGGAATTTCGGTACGCTTCTGAGCGTGATCAAAAACAATACATAGACAGACAGTTTGTAAGAGAGCATCCAATGTATATTGATTCGCAGCTGATTGCACCACTCGTATCCATAGCGCCGCAAAAGATTGACCTATTTACAAATGATACGGGTCACTCGATGGTGCAGACCATTCAAAATATTTTTCAAGAAAGGGTCGAGGTATTCCCGGCTCATTCATTTCAAGAACAGAATGTTCAATTTGTACATGACCATTTGGAACAGAAAAGTGAAAAGCTTTCTTGA
- the speD gene encoding adenosylmethionine decarboxylase, which translates to METIGRHVISELWGCDCDKLNDMDFIEKTFVNAALKSGAEVREVAFHKFAPQGVSGVVIISESHLTIHSFPEHGYASIDVYTCGDLDPNIAADHIGDELGAETRENIEIPRGMGPVQVKQAQAKAL; encoded by the coding sequence ATGGAAACAATCGGACGTCACGTTATCTCCGAGCTATGGGGATGCGACTGTGATAAACTGAACGACATGGATTTTATTGAAAAAACGTTTGTAAACGCAGCTTTGAAATCAGGAGCTGAAGTAAGAGAGGTTGCTTTTCACAAATTTGCACCTCAAGGAGTAAGTGGAGTTGTCATTATTTCTGAATCTCATCTGACAATTCACAGCTTTCCTGAACATGGTTATGCGAGCATAGATGTTTATACTTGCGGCGACCTAGATCCGAATATCGCAGCAGATCATATCGGAGATGAATTAGGTGCCGAAACAAGAGAAAACATCGAAATTCCTCGAGGCATGGGACCTGTACAAGTGAAACAGGCACAAGCCAAAGCACTGTAA
- a CDS encoding TVP38/TMEM64 family protein, which produces MNKRKWLLFLVIAGLAALLWWLNKQHLQLAPKDVKNWVLQFGLLAPFVFLFLSLFRPFVLVPLTVFSLAAGLAFGSVLGTIYALVGATAGATGSFLLATTFRAKKKGRESSSRKLRAVTSRIQEHGFLYILLLRIAPIHFDFVSYAAAVSRANYRAFTAATFLGLIPGTVALNVLGSSFVSGNYAALVIVCLIYLIFISVPLILKRKMPDLF; this is translated from the coding sequence ATGAACAAAAGAAAATGGCTGCTTTTTCTCGTGATTGCAGGTCTCGCTGCTTTACTTTGGTGGCTGAACAAACAGCACCTTCAGCTGGCGCCGAAAGATGTGAAGAATTGGGTGCTTCAATTTGGGCTGCTGGCTCCCTTTGTTTTTCTGTTCTTATCTCTTTTTCGCCCGTTTGTTCTCGTCCCACTTACGGTCTTTTCGCTGGCAGCAGGTTTAGCATTCGGCAGTGTTCTTGGGACGATTTATGCCCTCGTTGGTGCTACCGCCGGAGCAACAGGCTCCTTCCTGCTTGCCACAACCTTTCGTGCAAAAAAGAAAGGCAGAGAATCAAGCAGCCGGAAGCTGAGAGCGGTGACATCCCGCATTCAGGAGCATGGGTTTCTTTATATTTTGTTATTGCGTATTGCCCCGATCCATTTTGACTTTGTCAGCTATGCGGCAGCAGTTTCACGTGCGAATTATCGTGCATTCACGGCAGCTACTTTTTTAGGCTTAATACCGGGTACAGTTGCATTAAATGTCCTTGGCTCAAGCTTTGTCAGCGGCAATTATGCCGCCTTAGTGATCGTTTGTTTGATTTATCTGATCTTTATCTCCGTTCCGCTCATTTTAAAAAGAAAGATGCCTGATTTATTTTAG
- a CDS encoding replication initiation and membrane attachment family protein: MTEHWKEVLAVDPYVVKSASLLGDIDRQLITLLYQPLIGMSAFSLYMTLWGELEQNRMWGKPAPHRQLMVMLQTNLNDIFEERLKLEAIGLLRTYEQETEEGRLFTYELVPPLRPDEFFQDGMLNVLLYHRVEKAKYKQLRDYFSYPGVPAEAKNISRSFEEVFHVLQPGERRMTEEINQASSLDQGYEYVTVGSSQPAPLSDDSFDFDLLLAGMSDMMIPRKALTKQVKETIKKLAVVYGITPLQMQNIVAGACGSDQMISTEELRKAARDWYQIEYRGEQPKLIDQKQPRHLRQDASKAPVADTPDAKLIEKLDHISPRELLKDMADGIEPTYADLRIVEDIMLEQQLEPGVMNVLIYYTLLKTDMKLSKTYMQKIAAHWVRKKIKTVAAAMKIAKEENKQMTEWAQQKKQRSTYGSGKVVREEKLPDWMKETETKEQPAKEQLDSLSTEDLEREKEKLLDQFKNMKKYNAH, translated from the coding sequence ATGACAGAGCATTGGAAGGAAGTGCTAGCCGTCGATCCGTATGTCGTCAAAAGCGCTTCATTGCTCGGTGACATCGATAGACAGCTCATTACTCTTTTATATCAGCCGCTTATAGGCATGTCCGCTTTCAGCTTATATATGACGCTGTGGGGAGAGCTGGAACAAAATCGTATGTGGGGGAAACCCGCACCTCATCGGCAGCTCATGGTCATGCTGCAAACGAATTTAAATGATATTTTTGAGGAACGTTTAAAGCTTGAAGCGATTGGTTTACTCCGCACATATGAACAGGAAACGGAAGAAGGCAGACTGTTTACATATGAGCTTGTGCCGCCGCTAAGACCAGATGAGTTTTTCCAGGATGGTATGCTGAATGTCCTGCTGTACCATCGTGTAGAGAAAGCAAAATATAAGCAGCTTCGTGATTATTTTTCTTATCCAGGTGTTCCTGCAGAGGCAAAGAACATCTCGCGGTCGTTTGAAGAAGTCTTTCACGTATTGCAGCCAGGTGAACGAAGGATGACAGAAGAAATCAATCAGGCGTCGTCACTTGATCAGGGCTATGAATATGTGACCGTTGGATCGAGTCAGCCGGCTCCGCTCTCAGACGATTCCTTTGATTTCGATCTATTGCTAGCGGGCATGTCTGATATGATGATTCCAAGAAAGGCTTTGACAAAGCAGGTGAAAGAAACCATTAAGAAGTTAGCCGTTGTATACGGCATCACCCCGCTTCAAATGCAAAATATTGTAGCAGGTGCCTGCGGTTCGGATCAAATGATCTCAACAGAAGAGCTGAGAAAAGCCGCAAGAGACTGGTACCAAATTGAATACAGAGGCGAGCAGCCAAAACTCATTGATCAAAAACAGCCGAGACACTTGCGTCAAGATGCTTCAAAGGCGCCAGTGGCAGATACGCCAGATGCGAAATTGATTGAAAAGCTCGATCATATTTCGCCTAGGGAGCTGCTAAAAGATATGGCTGACGGCATTGAGCCAACGTATGCCGACTTAAGAATTGTCGAAGATATTATGCTCGAGCAGCAGCTAGAGCCAGGTGTCATGAACGTTTTGATCTACTATACATTACTGAAAACAGATATGAAGCTGTCGAAAACATATATGCAAAAAATCGCCGCTCATTGGGTGAGAAAGAAAATTAAAACCGTAGCGGCAGCCATGAAAATTGCCAAAGAAGAGAACAAGCAAATGACAGAGTGGGCGCAGCAGAAAAAGCAGCGCAGCACATATGGATCAGGGAAAGTTGTCCGAGAAGAGAAGCTTCCTGACTGGATGAAAGAAACTGAAACGAAAGAACAGCCGGCAAAAGAACAATTAGACAGTCTGTCGACAGAAGACCTCGAACGAGAAAAAGAAAAACTGTTAGATCAGTTTAAAAATATGAAAAAGTACAATGCACATTAA
- a CDS encoding glyceraldehyde-3-phosphate dehydrogenase encodes MKVKAAINGFGRIGRMVFRKAMLDDQIQIVAVNASYPAETLAHLIKYDTNHGRYECDVTAEDDALIVNGKRVLLLNDRDPKQLPWGELGIDIVIEATGKFNSKEQAMGHIDAGAKKVILTAPGKNEDITIVMGVNEDDLDPEKHVIISNASCTTNCLAPVVKLLDDEFGIDNGLMTTVHAYTNDQKNIDNPHKDLRRARACAQSIIPTTTGAAKALSLVLPHMKGKLHGLALRVPVSNVSMVDLVVDLKKDVTAEEVNAAFSNASKTSLSGILDYTDEPLVSTDFNTNPYSAVVDGLTTMVMEDRKVKVLAWYDNEWGYSCRVVDLVKFVGSQMKELSAV; translated from the coding sequence TGCTTGATGATCAAATTCAAATTGTAGCGGTGAACGCAAGCTATCCTGCCGAAACGCTAGCACATTTAATTAAATATGACACAAATCATGGACGTTACGAATGCGATGTGACAGCAGAAGATGACGCACTGATTGTAAATGGGAAAAGAGTGCTTTTGCTCAATGACAGAGACCCAAAGCAGCTTCCATGGGGAGAGCTTGGGATTGATATCGTCATAGAAGCAACAGGGAAATTTAATTCAAAAGAACAAGCGATGGGCCATATAGATGCCGGAGCGAAAAAGGTCATACTCACAGCTCCAGGTAAAAATGAAGACATTACAATTGTGATGGGTGTCAATGAAGATGATCTTGATCCTGAAAAGCACGTCATTATTTCAAACGCATCTTGTACAACAAACTGTTTAGCACCAGTTGTTAAATTGTTAGATGATGAATTCGGCATCGACAACGGCTTAATGACAACGGTTCATGCGTATACAAATGATCAAAAAAATATCGACAACCCGCATAAGGATTTGCGCCGGGCAAGAGCGTGTGCCCAGTCCATCATTCCAACTACGACGGGTGCCGCTAAAGCGCTTTCTTTAGTGCTGCCGCACATGAAAGGGAAATTGCATGGACTTGCACTGCGCGTGCCAGTTTCCAATGTATCGATGGTTGATCTTGTCGTCGACTTGAAAAAAGATGTCACAGCAGAAGAAGTAAATGCAGCCTTCTCAAATGCATCAAAAACTTCTCTATCCGGTATTTTAGATTACACGGATGAGCCGCTTGTTTCTACAGACTTTAACACGAACCCTTATTCAGCTGTCGTGGATGGACTGACAACGATGGTGATGGAGGATAGAAAAGTAAAAGTTCTTGCATGGTATGACAATGAATGGGGTTATTCATGCAGAGTGGTGGATCTTGTGAAGTTTGTCGGTTCGCAGATGAAAGAGCTTTCTGCTGTTTGA
- the dnaI gene encoding primosomal protein DnaI, with product MKPIGRSFEQLKGRVDFRVRYNQIKESVLSDEDVRAFLQEHQEEIHEDMINRSLNRLFEYVQQSKGCSYCLDEENVNAILDGYHPKLVIKGQSIDIEYSPCPVKLRLDRQKKQQELMKSMYIPQNVLQATFTDLNVVGRQEVIQKVGQFLQSYDETGKGKGLYLHGKFGVGKTYILAAIAQQLAEKEYPSLLVYVPEFVRELKNSLADHTLEAKLNMVKSTPILMLDDIGAESMTSWVRDELLGTILQYRMAEQLPTFFSSNFSPSELKHHFTYSQRGEKEEVKAARLMERILYLAEAVLLEGENRRHL from the coding sequence ATGAAACCGATCGGTCGTTCATTTGAACAGTTAAAAGGACGAGTAGATTTTCGTGTGAGATACAATCAGATTAAAGAGAGTGTGTTATCTGATGAAGATGTAAGAGCCTTTTTACAGGAGCATCAAGAAGAAATACACGAAGACATGATCAATCGTAGTTTGAACCGGCTTTTTGAATATGTGCAGCAGTCGAAGGGTTGTTCATATTGCTTAGATGAAGAGAACGTCAATGCGATTTTAGACGGGTATCACCCGAAGCTTGTGATCAAAGGTCAGAGTATTGATATTGAATATTCCCCCTGCCCAGTCAAGCTGCGGCTCGATAGACAGAAAAAACAGCAAGAGCTTATGAAAAGCATGTACATTCCGCAAAATGTTCTTCAAGCGACGTTCACTGATCTGAACGTTGTGGGAAGACAGGAAGTCATTCAAAAAGTAGGTCAATTCCTGCAAAGCTATGATGAGACGGGCAAAGGGAAGGGTTTATATTTACACGGAAAGTTTGGAGTAGGAAAAACGTATATTCTGGCAGCCATTGCGCAGCAGCTAGCGGAGAAGGAATACCCATCTCTCCTAGTGTACGTGCCTGAATTTGTGAGAGAGTTAAAAAATTCGTTAGCCGATCATACACTGGAAGCAAAGCTGAACATGGTCAAATCCACCCCTATTTTAATGCTTGATGATATTGGGGCAGAGTCGATGACAAGCTGGGTTCGAGATGAACTGCTCGGAACGATCTTACAATACCGTATGGCAGAGCAGCTGCCGACTTTCTTCTCTTCTAATTTCTCACCAAGTGAACTGAAACACCACTTTACGTACTCACAGCGCGGGGAAAAAGAAGAGGTCAAAGCCGCTCGTTTAATGGAACGGATTCTTTATTTAGCAGAGGCAGTCTTGCTCGAAGGAGAAAACCGCCGTCATTTATAA